GTTGACTAGTTCTTGTTAACTCAAATGGAACACAACAAGGGCTGTTCTCTATACCTTTTCCAACTTCATTTCATTACAAAGACAGGAAATATCAGGAACCATTCCTCCATTAAAATTCCTCAGGATCCCATCTCCTACAAGACCACTTAACAAATGGGAAGGTTCTTTAGCTCCCCCATGCTGTAAGAATTTTGTTCTTAATGCAGTTCCCGTAGTTAATGATAGTGGATCCTCCTGGCACAGTTTCTGCCATATTGTTGCGGCAAAACATTTGGCATACAAGTAGCTATAATAACCTGCAAGACAAGTACATTTTATCAGCCATGAAAACGAAATTGTACACAAAAAggatattattaataataatgtttCTAAATTTCACATTTGATATACTTTTGAAGCTCAAAGAGGTTCAAGTTTGTGGATGAGGCTGATAATTTGAAGTTACCTGCACCATAATTCAGGAGGTGATTGAATCGGGCCTCCCAGTGTGTGCCAGCCGCGTGCTTCCAACTAGTATATTGTCTTTTCAGATCTGCCACAATAGAACTTGTTGGTGGAGTTGGCTGTTCCCCAAAGAATGTTTGGTCAATAACAGCATAAAAAATCTGAGAACAGGAaacaagcaagcaagcaaacaTTGGTCAGTATTCCTTCTTTGTTGGTTTTCTCGTCTTCTCTTCTAAACACTTAGTGATCATTATTGTTTTATCCAGGAAGGTCCTTGGACAATAACCTGACGTTGCAATTCAGTTGCAGCAAACATCTTTCTGGCACCCTGCATTGACTCTACCAGTTTCTCAGGGATGCTTTCACCAGTTGAATAGTGTTTGGCAAATGTCTTCAAAACTCGGTAATCCCATGAATAGTACCTTGACATATCAACAGAAAACATTTTCTCATCAATATCCCAAAAATAGACTGATAATTCAGACAGTTGCGACAATTAAAAAGTATCATGCCAAACATATTCATTCAACTACATTGTCTTTCATATATTTCTACAAAGATTTTCATCAGATGAAAGAATGATGGAATAATAATCATAGCATTCAACTCACTCAAAAAGGTTTGAAGGTGCTTCCGCTAAATCAAGAGCCACCCTGGTACCTGAAAAGTGTTGGTAATCctacaagaaaatataaaaaatgtatTATGGAATTTGTGGCAAGGAAGAGGAGGTGATATAGCTTGTCCTCCGAGTCAAAAGGTATTTCTAGAATACCGTTCTTGAAAGCAAAGAATGAAGAGCATGTCCAAACTCATGAAACAGAGTTTCCAATTCCCAATGATTCAGCCTTGCAGTTGATGAATTATGTGAAGCAGAAAAATTGCAGACAAGAGCAACAACCTGCACGCCAAACCAGAAAGTcattgaatgagtatctaacTTTTTGGTAATATAGTCTGCAACCCAAGTCAGACATTTTCTCACAAAGAGGATTCCAAAATACTATGTTCTGATATTTAATTAGAGAGTTTCTCCAACAAAAATGCAAACCCATCGGAGTGTCAAAGGTTTTTAGTGTCCAAAGGAAGTATTTGCAAGCCCTAATTCGCTTTTCGTTCCATTTTGAAGAATCCAACTAGCTAAGAATTATACAGTATACTCTTTAAAAATGCGTAAATGTGCAACATAAAATTTGACAGGAGAAAAAATGTCTATTTACATACAGGAAGTTGATATTCTGTTTCAGAAACCATGCGGCCACCTTTAATTGCAAAATGAGCACAACCAGGATACTTGCCCTTTCTTGAGTACAAATCAAGGTAGAGATACCCCAAATCACCCTGTAACAAGTGCATAGATTCTAATCAATATACGTGAAAATCACAGAAGACAAAATCAGTACAATCATGCACAGGAGTTTAATTGCGCATGTAATTGAAGCATTCCCAATGCTGCAAGGAATTCTCTTAGACTGTATAACACAGACCGAAGACATTCACACGTATTATCATCCATGTAAATACCTCTTCAGGATGATGAAGAGACATTTTAAGCACATCTGGGTGCCATGATTCACCTGGTGCTAGGGGAATGCTATGAAACGTGGCACCAAACAATGACTCCACCAGCACCTTCAAACCCTTAATACATTGAGGCAGAGGAAAATACGACGCTACAACCTGcatgagagagacagagagtcaATAAAACTTCCCTTGCCATCAATATGATGCATTAACAAGTAAATCAAAGAGATGGTATTCCACAAGCATCGTAGTAAGTAAACATTGCAGTTATCAGTTCTTTACTTCAAAAGCAAACATGGGAGCATAGCATACCGAAGAGTCCAAGTCATAGGCAGAAGACTTCATCATTGCGGTGTAATATGCCTCATCCCATGGCTCTAAATCTCCATATTGCTGACcacatttttctcttttaaaatccctaattttttttaactcctGAAGTAAAAGTAACATCATTAAAAGATAAAACCTGCAGTGTGATCTATAGTCAAAATGAAAGAGTAGCAATACTTTCAAACACTACAAATGTCTTCCAAAGGACATATTACCTCATCAGCGCTGGGTTTGACCATCTTGCTCATCTCTAGCAAAAAAGACATCACAACTTCTGGTGACGAAGCCATATTAGGCTTAACAGTGAATTCAGCATAAGATCTATAACCCATTATCTGCATTCAACAATAAGAACAAAGCATACCCATAAGTACAAATACAACAGAAAAAGACCCTACATCAATCCATATCCACTACATTTCAAATCAGACAATTCCTACAAACTATAGATGTCTACAAAGG
Above is a window of Prunus persica cultivar Lovell chromosome G2, Prunus_persica_NCBIv2, whole genome shotgun sequence DNA encoding:
- the LOC18787218 gene encoding probable mitochondrial intermediate peptidase, mitochondrial isoform X2, with protein sequence MIKAEQEGNLLTNEAHRVAHYLRLDFERSGIHLSAEKVDRVNRLSIEISQLCRQFNQNIVNDPGTVDIFPASLIPRNLHHLLKPIYRSTSVVSKDSWRPGGTMNEKGFRITTDPHTLSCVLQGAPNDEFQVRKMAYIKGNSVPHANLGVLDQLVASRHELAQIMGYRSYAEFTVKPNMASSPEVVMSFLLEMSKMVKPSADEELKKIRDFKREKCGQQYGDLEPWDEAYYTAMMKSSAYDLDSSVVASYFPLPQCIKGLKVLVESLFGATFHSIPLAPGESWHPDVLKMSLHHPEEGDLGYLYLDLYSRKGKYPGCAHFAIKGGRMVSETEYQLPVVALVCNFSASHNSSTARLNHWELETLFHEFGHALHSLLSRTDYQHFSGTRVALDLAEAPSNLFEYYSWDYRVLKTFAKHYSTGESIPEKLVESMQGARKMFAATELQRQIFYAVIDQTFFGEQPTPPTSSIVADLKRQYTSWKHAAGTHWEARFNHLLNYGAGYYSYLYAKCFAATIWQKLCQEDPLSLTTGTALRTKFLQHGGAKEPSHLLSGLVGDGILRNFNGGMVPDISCLCNEMKLEKV
- the LOC18787218 gene encoding probable mitochondrial intermediate peptidase, mitochondrial isoform X1, encoding MLSLLRRSCPKLRFKPGYIFGYPGPITTRRQYAFSTATGLYGFDHLKTPKGFRRFVDDAIERSGELVAYISGMPSSAEIIRAMDEISNTVCSVIDSAELCRQTHPDREFVEEAIKASIRVNEYLHYLNTNHTLYNAMIKAEQEGNLLTNEAHRVAHYLRLDFERSGIHLSAEKVDRVNRLSIEISQLCRQFNQNIVNDPGTVDIFPASLIPRNLHHLLKPIYRSTSVVSKDSWRPGGTMNEKGFRITTDPHTLSCVLQGAPNDEVRKMAYIKGNSVPHANLGVLDQLVASRHELAQIMGYRSYAEFTVKPNMASSPEVVMSFLLEMSKMVKPSADEELKKIRDFKREKCGQQYGDLEPWDEAYYTAMMKSSAYDLDSSVVASYFPLPQCIKGLKVLVESLFGATFHSIPLAPGESWHPDVLKMSLHHPEEGDLGYLYLDLYSRKGKYPGCAHFAIKGGRMVSETEYQLPVVALVCNFSASHNSSTARLNHWELETLFHEFGHALHSLLSRTDYQHFSGTRVALDLAEAPSNLFEYYSWDYRVLKTFAKHYSTGESIPEKLVESMQGARKMFAATELQRQIFYAVIDQTFFGEQPTPPTSSIVADLKRQYTSWKHAAGTHWEARFNHLLNYGAGYYSYLYAKCFAATIWQKLCQEDPLSLTTGTALRTKFLQHGGAKEPSHLLSGLVGDGILRNFNGGMVPDISCLCNEMKLEKV